From Pristiophorus japonicus isolate sPriJap1 chromosome 1, sPriJap1.hap1, whole genome shotgun sequence, a single genomic window includes:
- the LOC139277073 gene encoding xin actin-binding repeat-containing protein 1-like, which yields MAQNLDRIQLSGVAQTLENDFLPPPPPPDLLEATTKPSTTVEHYPQNIPPPPHQTFVKFHQQRQINELKRLYKHMHPELRKNLQEVVSEDWADVLNAERTAAALATSARGNDDKVLQSEVQSMRWIFDNWPLDTIGEHQAAKKLKEEEAILSGDVRSTSWKFENQTINDISAQYSEFSENSCVGNEQTKGDVRTALWLFETQPMDILNKIYSKENDLQEAVLKEPVQKGDVRGAKLLFETHPLGALGRRNSVEESSILQLRSEIQELKGDVNRTVKLFETEPLCAIRDTVGNIHQIKSICREEIQRSGNVQSARWLFETQPLGSINSDYSRVKIIRGISLEETQQGGVGKKRWLFETQALDAINEQTEETNCTASVKVIEGGDVNKQCWLFETQSLDSLKESSSEEIAKEQVIGGNVQSSLWLFETQPMEILKDSFEVGHLKRVVTEEEKGDVKQRAHVFESCSLDSISKEQSETSSSTGTLEIQKGDIKAYKFLFETLPLDSIKNSDEISTEKQGEVLAGNVNKNRVLFETIPLYAIMDGAGHCHQVKTVSREQVVSGDVKHYRWMFETRRLDQFDESIQNVELVKGITKEEGGASNMETTRWLFETQPLDVIHANVNKTEVQSSEKKDLLKGDVKTCKWLFETQPMDALYEKSEATQKGEAQPKGDVKSHTWLFETQALDSINENEEQHLRVVSAQLDDVKGVDVKTTKHLFETEQLSNIAGGLDEAQNMKYTSEVDIQSGNVSRVKEIYQSTSLNAIGDVVERRKSFKSTQEDATQSGSGCVHKFTWLFENCPIDSIKEMSEEATPKYTITDVQGGDVGGKRFVFETCSLDQIKDETDIMNISARKEESLAQGDVKSCTMLFETQPLYAIRDKEGQYHEVTTAKKEEIVRGDVRGTRWLFETKPLDTIKPLDEVFVIRAVTQEDVHQGDVTAARWKFETQPLDSIRDEAQPGIKVVDEVRGGDVQASKQLFEEQHVPQKYVRMVSVSDVQSGDVRTSTWLFENHPIDSLKGGADESTGATTVHREDVQKGDVKRCTWLFESQPLDSLKDSDTLMSKETKEEVTDADVKTTTWLFETTPLDTFIHAQCSTESAEMTEQSVHTSLQTLYKCNAITSRGLIIESSETGILKMAKYQLMSQDGPHILKEEVIGGNLQRILMQLLQKKESLHSEGIVLKEDESGKISSTKLQLFSQSETDVRKEFAKGDSAHAIYSLLKQDSKVKRGILIQETERGIAQVTVYSLVNHLQNEGVKKEVIKGDVKSTIDSLLASTQQQTTSMTVNREENERGNVQLYTTCIESGTLDYLKGSQEESDDPSVSSQKEEIVRGDVEGAKRNLKEHKGQVERTVADIVPGDVKATKKYFLMEAQTAQDIVQKENIFGGDSNSARQALGQAANQSTVVEKEEIVTGDVKATLQSLKNAKYQTKQLDKEEVVYGNVKDNLDAQPESTCGKRGVSVGGHSEHSVHSLGEASLAVSEVGAANATGRDLRAAMENLREVTAEAQSIQHISSTREHFKNSTQSSATSQQYHQTIQCKNAVEKEVKTKAQISTQQQGSATSRHRTSTQLTVTQSHQLKSQQNNRKVSASEGTQGLIQSFAACSNESQKCEHLTKVVNNDRDEIGAAAEQVQTLGQYSSSNLAEEDRAVADQEIIVKGDVKSTIESLKNSVAEQKSVEREDVVRGNLQAALHSLGKANMNVSKGDFKAAMIYRTAGQSHSWDQKKNGVRTVCNQNSISQSDTEFPPPVPVTETTVPSSEACGQPPVVGTAFPRNQSESSATKNPATSQFPPPLPPKTQEKNVPSKPCIVPKPHVVPARHLPMQGGKPIPPPKPEHLQAIHSVPSPSTPPKNYASAMPKSNPFSPIACNSPMFIPPVKATRASLPTETAHLSGCQDIQLEGQSLSEEKSSTMASYTKAVRTPLQLAEDKYKQRKEGYTKSAVIVTSPAANMVSQEISQQRGRNCSESLVEANDPINREQEMVPKKLTAAEEVQGFMQSYSEESTTRTEMFQGFKAALHIFGTQNKSNSPQVSQASSLKEDVTRPEGMPALPKKVKIVPAKTSATVTAQKSCQQPQPSAELNPQQSVKVSFEQPQSQSAQCHRCIDQHGFSNQVSAANRQQVLLHTEQQRTPQPEMVVMRGKQGKETEDDRRKRLSVHKEEIMRGNVKAAMEIFENLRKREELQKILSQVKEFEEETFEVDVKGLKSLFENVPEWVVPKNNMVKQFKPIDCRKDVLQNQPRVIKDELEGFSSVELVFEDLERASTEIIYLKEQTLAKLLHIEESIKKALYSVSNLKSESDIAGLSGLFGESLGVSSSSPSANIKKISLVSSKSGTEKGKQVKEGHVRKERLEKSEKQARLLLDTSAVPARVYSPSSPSYISIESAARKPTDPLKKDLPAPLTEEASISAAPQNQDVPPRSPKVTTYDDHDNPILCNGHQHVSIQSVGAETANQQSVRRKDSVVRDTNDEFIQAKNRKGTNIANASDNVPNLSTGCSPLSGFKGNVVDRTQSPVPQRSKSVVEFKTGPDGGEIVGTKTVMEKYEEIDRFGNKIITSKTSTTVTKQSESTTSSTYEVVQAPPRYEVATSPLLSRHLQGPVTLAEDSRPNAKESGLVFVSFGNPNSAKRC from the coding sequence ATGGCTCAGAACTTGGATAGGATCCAACTATCAGGTGTGGCTCAGACTTTGGAGAATGATTTTctaccaccacctcctcctcctgaccTACTTGAGGCTACTACCAAGCCAAGCACAACAGTGGAACACTATCCTCAAAATATACCACCTCCTCCACATCAAACCTTTGTCAAGTTTCATCAGCAACGCCAAATTAATGAATTAAAGAGGCTTTATAAACACATGCACCCAGAGCTGAGGAAGAACCTACAGGAGGTGGTCAGTGAGGACTGGGCCGACGTGTTGAATGCCGAACGTACAGCTGCTGCCTTAGCAACTAGTGCCCGTGGCAATGACGATAAGGTGCTTCAAAGTGAGGTCCAGTCTATGCGCTGGATATTTGATAACTGGCCACTGGACACCATTGGTGAACACCAAGCAGCTAAGAAGCTGAAGGAGGAAGAGGCCATCCTCAGTGGCGATGTGAGGAGCACATCATGGAAGTTTGAAAACCAAACAATTAATGACATCAGTGCCCAGTATTCAGAATTTTCCGAAAACTCCTGTGTTGGAAACGAGCAAACCAAGGGTGATGTTCGCACAGCACTGTGGTTGTTTGAAACTCAGCCTATGGATATCCTAAATAAAATCTACTCCAAGGAGAATGATCTCCAAGAAGCAGTCCTGAAGGAGCCAGTGCAAAAAGGGGATGTAAGAGGTGCAAAACTGCTCTTTGAGACCCATCCGTTAGGTGCCTTGGGACGTAGAAATTCAGTGGAAGAAAGCAGCATATTACAACTACGCTCAGAAATACAGGAACTGAAAGGGGATGTAAACAGAACAGTGAAGCTATTTGAGACAGAACCATTATGTGCCATTCGAGATACTGTCGGGAACATCCACCAGATCAAATCTATCTGCAGGGAGGAAATCCAACGGAGCGGTAATGTCCAAAGTGCCCGCTGGCTGTTTGAAACTCAACCCCTGGGCAGCATTAACAGCGATTACTCAAGAGTAAAAATCATTCGAGGCATCTCCTTGGAAGAAACCCAACAAGGTGGTGTTGGCAAGAAAAGATGGCTCTTTGAAACGCAGGCATTGGATGCCATCAATGAGCAGACCGAAGAGACAAATTGCACAGCCAGCGTTAAGGTAATAGAAGGAGGAGATGTGAATAAgcaatgctggctctttgaaactcAGTCTCTTGACTCACTAAAGGAAAGCTCATCTGAAGAAATTGCTAAAGAACAAGTAATTGGAGGCAATGTGCAATCCAGTCTTTGGTTGTTTGAGACACAGCCGATGGAAATCCTGAAGGACAGCTTTGAAGTTGGCCACTTGAAGAGAGTTGTGACCGAAGAAGAAAAGGGAGATGTGAAGCAAAGAGCTCATGTGTTCGAAAGCTGCTCTCTGGACAGTATTAGCAAGGAGCAAAGTGAGACCTCCagtagcactgggacactggagataCAGAAGGGAGATATCAAAGCTTATAAATTTCTCTTTGAAACTCTTCCTCTTGACAGCATTAAAAATTCTGATGAAATCTCTACTGAGAAACAGGGTGAAGTCTTGGCTGGAAATGTAAATAAGAACAGAGTTCTCTTTGAAACCATCCCGCTTTATGCCATCATGGACGGTGCAGGTCACTGCCATCAAGTCAAGACAGTAAGCCGTGAGCAGGTCGTTAGTGGTGATGTCAAACACTACAGGTGGATGTTTGAAACCCGCCGCCTGGATCAGTTCGATGAAAGCATACAAAACGTGGAACTAGTTAAAGGCATCACCAAAGAGGAGGGAGGAGCCAGCAATATGGAGACAACGAGATGGCTATTTGAGACACAGCCTCTTGATGTCATACACGCCAACGTAAACAAAACAGAAGTTCAGAGCTCTGAAAAGAAAGATTTGCTAAAGGGTGATGTGAAGACATGTAAATGGCTGTTTGAAACACAGCCAATGGACGCTTTGTATGAAAAATCAGAGGCCACGCAGAAGGGCGAAGCCCAACCAAAAGGTGATGTCAAATCACACACATGGCTTTTTGAAACACAAGCATTGGACAGCATTAATGAGAATGAAGAACAGCACCTGAGGGTCGTCAGTGCACAACTGGATGATGTTAAAGGGGTAGATGTGAAGACCACAAAGCATCTTTTTGAAACAGAACAACTTAGCAACATTGCTGGGGGTTTGGATGAGGCACAGAATATGAAATACACAAGCGAGGTGGACATTCAGTCAGGGAATGTATCAAGAGTGAAAGAAATCTATCAAAGCACCTCACTCAATGCAATAGGTGACGTGGTAGAAAGAAGAAAGAGTTTCAAATCCACACAAGAGGATGCCACACAGTCAGGGTCAGGATGTGTACACAAGTTCACTTGGCTGTTTGAAAACTGCCCCATTGACTCCATTAAAGAAATGTCAGAGGAGGCCACACCCAAGTACACAATTACTGATGTACAGGGAGGCGATGTTGGTGGCAAACGGTTTGTTTTCGAGACCTGCTCATTGGACCAGATAAAAGATGAAACCGATATAATGAATATCAGTGCAAGAAAGGAAGAGTCACTTGCCCAGGGTGATGTAAAGTCATGCACCATGCTCTTCGAAACGCAACCCCTCTATGCAATCCGAGATAAGGAAGGCCAATATCATGAAGTtactacagcaaagaaggaggaaaTCGTGAGGGGAGACGTAAGGGGTACTAGGTGGCTCTTTGAAACCAAGCCATTGGATACGATCAAGCCACTGGATGAGGTGTTTGTGATCAGAGCTGTCACGCAGGAGGATGTGCACCAGGGAGATGTGACAGCTGCTCGATGGAAATTTGAGACCCAGCCTTTGGATTCAATCAGAGATGAAGCACAGCCAGGAATAAAAGTGGTGGATGAGGTCCGAGGAGGTGATGTGCAAGCAAGCAAACAACTCTTTGAAGAGCAGCATGTACCCCAGAAATATGTAAGGATGGTCAGTGTCAGCGATGTTCAGAGTGGAGATGTCAGGACATCAACTTGGCTATTTGAAAATCATCCCATTGATTCCTTGAAAGGCGGGGCTGACGAAAGCACAGGTGCAACCACTGTCCATCGAGAAGATGTACAGAAGGGAGATGTGAAAAGGTGCACTTGGTTGTTTGAGTCCCAGCCACTGGACAGCTTAAAAGATTCAGATACTTTAATGAGCAAAGAAACTAAGGAAGAAGTGACAGATGCTGACGTGAAGACTACAACGTGGCTATTTGAAACAACACCCCTGGACACGTTCATTCATGCTCAATGTAGCACAGAAAGTGCCGAGATGACAGAACAAAGTGTCCATACAAGCTTACAGACCCTCTACAAATGCAATGCCATTACATCCAGGGGACTTATCATTGAATCAAGTGAGACAGGCATTCTAAAAATGGCCAAATATCAACTGATGAGTCAAGATGGTCCACACATTCTAAAAGAAGAGGTTATTGGTGGCAACTTGCAGAGAATTCTGATGCAGTTGCTTCAAAAGAAGGAATCTCTCCATTCTGAAGGGATTGTATTGAAAGAAGATGAAAGCGGGAAAATCTCTTCAACCAAACTTCAGCTTTTCTCCCAGTCCGAAACTGATGTTAGGAAAGAATTTGCTAAAGGAGACAGCGCTCACGCAATTTATAGCCTTCTTAAGCAAGACAGTAAAGTCAAAAGAGGTATTTTGATTCAGGAGACTGAAAGAGGAATTGCTCAGGTAACTGTTTATTCTCTGGTCAATCATCTCCAAAATGAAGGCGTTAAAAAAGAGGTGATCAAAGGAGATGTAAAGTCTACCATTGATAGTCTTCTTGCCTCTACCCAGCAGCAAACAACATCAATGACAGTAAATCGTGAGGAGAACGAGAGAGGGAATGTACAACTGTACACAACATGCATTGAATCAGGGACATTGGACTATCTCAAGGGCAGCCAGGAGGAATCTGATGATCCTTCGGTTTCCTCTCAGAAAGAAGAGATTGTACGTGGTGATGTAGAAGGTGCTAAAAGGAATTTGAAAGAGCATAAAGGACAAGTTGAAAGAACAGTCGCTGACATTGTACCAGGAGATGTCAAAGCAACCAAGAAATACTTCTTGATGGAAGCGCAGACTGCCCAAGATATTGTTCAGAAAGAAAACATATTCGGTGGTGATAGCAATTCTGCTCGTCAGGCCCTGGGGCAGGCAGCAAATCAGTCCACTGTGGTAGAGAAAGAAGAGATTGTGACTGGTGATGTTAAGGCAACACTGCAGTCCCTGAAGAATGCAAAGTATCAAACAAAGCAGCTGGACAAGGAAGAAGTTGTCTATGGCAATGTGAAAGACAATCTCGATGCACAACCAGAATCAACTTGTGGTAagaggggagtgagtgttggagggcaTTCAGAACATTCTGTTCACTCATTAGGTGAAGCCTCCCTTGCAGTGTCAGAGGTAGGGGCAGCAAATGCCACAGGTCGGGACCTTCGAGCAGCAATGGAGAACCTTCGAGAAGTTACAGCTGAAGCACAGAGTATCCAGCACATATCTAGCACGCGAGAACATTTCAAGAATAGCACACAAAGCTCAGCAACGTCTCAGCAATATCATCAAACCATTCAGTGCAAGAATGCAGTGGAAAAGGAAGTGAAGACAAAGGCACAGATCTCCACACAGCAGCAAGGCAGTGCCACGTCACGGCATCGAACGAGCACCCAACtgactgtcactcagtcccaccagcTAAAGAGCCAACAGAATAATCGAAAGGTCAGTGCCTCTGAGGGAACACAAGGACTTATTCAGTCATTTGCAGCTTGCTCTAATGAAAGTCAGAAATGTGAACATTTAACCAAAGTAGTTAATAATGACAGAGATGAAATAGGAGCTGCTGCAGAACAAGTGCAGACTCTTGGTCAGTACTCGTCCAGTAACTTAGCAGAGGAAGATCGGGCAGTGGCAGATCAGGAGATAATTGTCAAGGGAGACGTAAAATCAACTATAGAGTCTTTAAAGAATTCAGTGGCAGAGCAGAAGTCTGTCGAGAGAGAGGACGTGGTCCGAGGTAACTTGCAGGCAGCTCTCCATTCTCTGGGAAAAGCTAATATGAATGTTTCCAAAGGTGATTTTAAAGCCGCCATGATATATAGAACCGCAGGCCAGTCACATTCATGGGACCAAAAGAAGAATGGTGTTAGAACTGTTTGTAATCAGAATTCGATATCACAATCTGACACTGAGTTTCCTCCTCCAGTTCCAGTGACAGAGACCACTGTACCGTCGAGTGAAGCTTGTGGCCAACCGCCAGTGGTGGGCACCGCCTTTCCCCGCAACCAGTCTGAGTCTTCTGCAACGAAAAATCCAGCTACTTCCCAGTTTCCTCCACCTCTTCCGCCCAAGACCCAGGAAAAAAATGTTCCGTCTAAGCCATGTATTGTACCGAAGCCACATGTCGTACCCGCCAGGCACTTGCCAATGCAGGGGGGCAAACCCATTCCGCCTCCCAAGCCTGAACACTTACAAGCAATCCATTCTGTTCCAAGTCCATCTACTCCACCGAAAAACTATGCATCAGCCATGCCAAAATCAAACCCATTTTCTCCTATTGCGTGCAACTCACCAATGTTTATTCCTCCAGTAAAAGCTACCAGGGCATCGCTTCCTACAGAGACTGCCCATCTGTCAGGATGTCAGGACATTCAATTAGAAGGGCAGTCTCTATCAGAAGAAAAATCTAGCACAATGGCATCTTACACCAAGGCAGTGAGAACTCCCTTGCAGTTGGCAGAGGACAAATACAAGCAAAGGAAGGAAGGATACACCAAGTCAGCTGTAATAGTCACCAGCCCAGCAGCAAATATGGTATCACAAGAGATAAGTCAACAGAGAGGAAGAAACTGCTCTGAAAGCCTTGTTGAGGCAAATGACCCAATAAACAGGGAACAAGAAATGGTACCAAAGAAGTTGACTGCGGCAGAAGAGGTCCAGGGATTCATGCAGTCATATTCGGAGGAAAGCACAACAAGAACTGAAATGTTTCAGGGATTCAAAGCTGCTCTTCACATTTTTGGTACCCAGAACAAATCAAACTCTCCTCAAGTGAGCCAGGCTAGCAGTCTGAAAGAGGATGTGACAAGGCCAGAGGGTATGCCTGCTTTACCAAAGAAAGTTAAAATTGTGCCAGCAAAAACCTCGGCCACTGTTACGGCACAGAAGAGTTGCCAACAGCCTCAGCCAAGTGCAGAGTTGAACCCGCAGCAGTCAGTCAAAGTGTCGTTTGAGCAACCACAGTCCCAAAGTGCCCAGTGCCACAGATGCATCGATCAGCATGGATTCAGTAACCAAGTATCAGCTGCAAATCGCCAACAAGTACTGTTGCACACAGAGCAGCAACGCACCCCGCAACCAGAGATGGTCGTAATGCGAGGGAAGCAAGGGAAAGAGACAGAAGACGATCGCAGGAAAAGGTTATCAGTTCACAAAGAGGAGATAATGCGAGGAAATGTGAAGGCAGCGATGGAGATATTTGAAAACCTGAGGAAGCGAGAAGAGCTGCAGAAGATCTTGTCCCAAGTTAAAGAGTTTGAAGAGGAGACTTTTGAAGTAGATGTGAAAGGCTTGAAGAGTTTATTTGAGAatgtgcctgaatgggtggtgcctAAGAACAACATGGTTAAGCAATTCAAACCAATTGATTGCCGAAAAGATGTGCTGCAGAATCAGCCTCGAGTAATCAAGGATGAATTAGAAGGTTTCTCTTCAGTGGAACTTGTGTTTGAAGATCTTGAAAGGGCGAGTACAGAGATAATCTATCTGAAGGAGCAGACATTGGCGAAGCTGTTACACATTGAAGAGTCCATTAAAAAGGCTCTGTATTCTGTCTCCAATCTGAAATCAGAGTCTGATATTGCAGGACTCTCTGGCCTATTTGGAGAGTCACTTGGAGTTTCTTCAAGCTCTCCGTCTGCCAATATCAAGAAAATTAGTCTCGTCTCCAGCAAATCAGGCACAGAAAAAGGCAAGCAAGTTAAGGAGGGCCATGTTCGAAAAGAAAGGTTAGAAAAGTCAGAGAAACAAGCTAGACTATTGTTAGATACCTCAGCTGTTCCCGCCCGCGTGTACTCTCCATCGTCTCCTTCCTACATTTCGATCGAATCTGCTGCTAGAAAACCTACAGATCCTTTGAAAAAAGATCTCCCTGCTCCACTAACAGAGGAGGCATCCATTTCTGCTGCTCCTCAAAATCAGGATGTCCCACCCCGATCTCCAAAGGTGACAACCTACGATGATCATGACAACCCAATTCTTTGCAATGGACACCAGCATGTCAGCATACAGAGTGTTGGAGCTGAGACAGCGAACCAGCAGTCTGTGCGCAGGAAGGACTCCGTGGTAAGAGACACCAACGATGAATTCATTCAAGCAAAGAACAGAAAGGGAACCAACATTGCCAATGCCAGTGACAATGTACCCAACTTATCTACTGGCTGTAGCCCTTTAAGTGGATTTAAAGGCAATGTCGTTGATAGAACTCAGAGCCCAGTCCCTCAAAGAAGCAAAAGTGTTGTAGAGTTCAAGACAGGGCCTGACGGAGGTGAGATAGTTGGTACGAAGACTGTCATGGAAAAATATGAAGAGATCGATCGATTTGGGAACAAAATTATCACATCAAAAACCTCAACCACGGTCACAAAGCAATCTGAGTCAACAACCTCATCGACATACGAGGTAGTTCAAGCGCCACCCAGATATGAAGTTGCTACTTCTCCTCTTCTTAGTAGGCACCTGCAGGGCCCTGTGACGCTAGCGGAAGACTCACGCCCGAACGCTAAGGAAAGTGGATTGGTGTTCGTTTCCTTTGGCAATCCCAATTCAGCAAAGAGATGTTAG